In the Kitasatospora terrestris genome, one interval contains:
- the purL gene encoding phosphoribosylformylglycinamidine synthase subunit PurL, with protein sequence MTLDTVKNAEQTPDAAQPWAELGLKEDEYARIREILGRRPTGAELAMYSVMWSEHCSYKSSKVHLKQFGEKAPENDAMLVGIGENAGVVDVGQGYAVTFKVESHNHPSYIEPYQGAATGIGGIVRDILAMGARPVAVMDPLRFGAADHPDTRRVLPGIVAGIGGYGNCLGLPNIGGEVVFDSCYQGNPLVNALCVGVMKHEDIHLAKASGPGNKVILYGARTGGDGIGGVSVLASETFDATGPAKRPAVQVGDPFQEKLLIECTLEIFKEDLVAGIQDLGGAGLSCATSELASAGTGGMRVELDTVPLRDNTLSPEEILMSESQERMCAIVEPAKVERFLEICEKWDVIATVIGEVTDGERLEIFWHGEQVVDVPPRTVAHEGPTYQRPYARPSWQDALQADAPTAERLARPANGAELKDALLKVAASPNQASKAWITDQYDRYVLGNTVLSHGEDSGMIRIDDETNLGVSVATDGNGRYAKLDPYTGAQLALAEAYRNVAAGGAKPLAVSDCLNFGSPEDPDVMWQFAEATRGLADACLVLGTPVTGGNVSLYNQTGEVAIHPTPVVAVLGVIDDVTRRTPIGFGEEGQLLYLLGDTEDELGGSAWTQVVHGHLGGLPPKVDLERERLLGEILIAGSRDGMIDAAHDLSDGGLGMALVESSLKGGRGARVVVPEGLDPFVFLFSESAGRAVVSVPRSEELRFNDMCGARGLPATRIGVVDGDVLDVQGQFTVSLAELKDANTGVIEALLA encoded by the coding sequence ATGACCCTGGACACCGTCAAGAACGCCGAGCAGACCCCGGACGCCGCCCAGCCCTGGGCCGAGCTGGGTCTCAAGGAAGACGAGTACGCGCGGATCCGCGAGATCCTCGGCCGCCGTCCCACCGGCGCCGAGCTCGCCATGTACTCCGTCATGTGGTCGGAGCACTGCTCGTACAAGAGCTCCAAGGTGCACCTCAAGCAGTTCGGCGAGAAGGCGCCCGAGAACGACGCCATGCTCGTCGGCATCGGCGAGAACGCCGGTGTGGTCGACGTCGGCCAGGGCTACGCGGTCACCTTCAAGGTCGAGTCGCACAACCACCCGTCGTACATCGAGCCCTACCAGGGCGCGGCCACCGGCATCGGCGGCATCGTCCGCGACATCCTCGCGATGGGCGCCCGCCCGGTCGCCGTGATGGACCCGCTGCGCTTCGGCGCCGCGGACCACCCGGACACCCGGCGCGTGCTGCCCGGCATCGTCGCGGGCATCGGCGGCTACGGCAACTGCCTGGGCCTGCCCAACATCGGCGGCGAGGTCGTCTTCGACTCCTGCTACCAGGGCAACCCGCTGGTCAACGCGCTGTGCGTCGGCGTGATGAAGCACGAGGACATCCACCTCGCCAAGGCCTCCGGCCCCGGCAACAAGGTCATCCTCTACGGCGCCCGCACCGGCGGCGACGGCATCGGCGGCGTCTCCGTGCTCGCCTCGGAGACCTTCGACGCCACCGGCCCGGCCAAGCGCCCCGCCGTCCAGGTCGGCGACCCCTTCCAGGAGAAGCTCCTCATCGAGTGCACCCTGGAGATCTTCAAGGAGGACCTGGTCGCCGGTATCCAGGACCTCGGTGGCGCGGGCCTGTCCTGCGCGACCTCCGAGCTCGCCTCCGCCGGCACCGGCGGCATGCGGGTCGAGCTGGACACCGTGCCGCTGCGCGACAACACGCTCTCGCCCGAGGAGATCCTCATGAGCGAGTCGCAGGAGCGCATGTGCGCCATCGTCGAGCCGGCCAAGGTCGAGCGCTTCCTGGAGATCTGCGAGAAGTGGGACGTCATCGCCACCGTCATCGGTGAGGTGACCGACGGCGAGCGCCTGGAGATCTTCTGGCACGGTGAGCAGGTCGTCGACGTGCCGCCGCGCACCGTCGCCCACGAGGGGCCGACCTACCAGCGCCCGTACGCCCGCCCGAGCTGGCAGGACGCGCTGCAGGCCGACGCCCCGACCGCCGAGCGGCTGGCCCGCCCGGCGAACGGCGCCGAGCTCAAGGACGCGCTGCTCAAGGTCGCCGCCTCGCCGAACCAGGCCTCCAAGGCGTGGATCACCGACCAGTACGACCGCTACGTGCTCGGCAACACCGTGCTCTCGCACGGCGAGGACTCCGGCATGATCCGGATCGACGACGAGACCAACCTCGGCGTCTCGGTCGCCACCGACGGCAACGGCCGCTACGCCAAGCTGGACCCGTACACCGGTGCCCAGCTGGCCCTGGCCGAGGCGTACCGCAACGTCGCGGCCGGCGGCGCCAAGCCGCTCGCGGTCTCCGACTGCCTCAACTTCGGCTCCCCCGAGGACCCGGACGTGATGTGGCAGTTCGCCGAGGCCACCCGCGGCCTGGCCGACGCCTGCCTGGTGCTCGGCACCCCGGTCACCGGCGGTAACGTCTCGCTGTACAACCAGACCGGCGAGGTCGCCATCCACCCGACCCCCGTGGTCGCGGTGCTCGGCGTCATCGACGACGTCACCCGCCGCACCCCGATCGGCTTCGGCGAGGAGGGGCAGCTGCTCTACCTCCTCGGCGACACCGAGGACGAGCTGGGCGGCTCCGCCTGGACCCAGGTCGTCCACGGCCACCTGGGCGGCCTGCCGCCCAAGGTCGACCTGGAGCGCGAGCGGCTGCTCGGCGAGATCCTGATCGCGGGCTCCCGCGACGGCATGATCGACGCCGCGCACGACCTCTCCGACGGCGGCCTCGGCATGGCGCTGGTGGAGAGCTCGCTCAAGGGCGGCCGCGGCGCTCGCGTCGTCGTCCCGGAGGGCCTGGACCCGTTCGTGTTCCTGTTCTCCGAGTCGGCCGGCCGCGCGGTGGTCTCGGTCCCGCGCAGCGAGGAGCTCCGCTTCAACGACATGTGCGGCGCGCGTGGCCTGCCGGCCACCCGCATCGGTGTCGTGGACGGCGACGTCCTGGACGTCCAGGGCCAGTTCACCGTCTCGCTGGCCGAGCTGAAGGACGCCAACACCGGCGTCATCGAGGCCCTGCTGGCCTGA
- the purQ gene encoding phosphoribosylformylglycinamidine synthase subunit PurQ codes for MTTRVGVVTFPGSLDDRDAQRAVRLAGAEPVALWHRDKDLHQVDAVVLPGGFSYGDYLRCGAISRFSPVMDTVIEQAKLGMPVLGICNGFQVLCESHLLPGALTRNDSLHFICRDQKLRIENAGTAWTRDYSAGQEIVVPLKNGEGRFVADAHVLDELEAEGRVVARYLDVNPNGSYRDIAGITNAAGNVVGLMPHPEHAVEPLTGPTTEGLGFFTSVLKQLVNA; via the coding sequence GTGACCACCCGAGTCGGCGTCGTCACTTTCCCCGGTTCCCTCGACGACCGCGACGCGCAGCGCGCGGTCCGCCTGGCCGGCGCCGAGCCGGTCGCCCTCTGGCACCGTGACAAGGATCTCCACCAGGTCGACGCCGTCGTCCTGCCGGGCGGATTCTCCTACGGCGACTATCTGCGCTGCGGGGCCATCTCCCGCTTCTCGCCGGTGATGGACACCGTCATCGAGCAGGCCAAGCTCGGAATGCCGGTCCTCGGTATCTGCAACGGCTTCCAGGTCCTCTGCGAATCGCACCTGCTGCCCGGCGCGCTCACCCGCAACGACTCGCTGCACTTCATCTGCCGCGACCAGAAGCTGCGCATCGAGAACGCCGGCACCGCCTGGACCCGGGATTACTCGGCCGGCCAGGAAATCGTCGTTCCGCTGAAGAACGGCGAGGGCCGCTTCGTCGCCGACGCCCACGTCCTCGACGAGCTCGAGGCCGAAGGCCGCGTCGTCGCCCGGTACCTGGACGTGAACCCCAACGGTTCGTACCGCGACATCGCCGGCATCACCAACGCCGCGGGCAATGTCGTCGGCCTGATGCCGCACCCGGAGCACGCCGTCGAGCCGCTCACCGGCCCGACCACCGAGGGCCTGGGCTTCTTCACTTCCGTCCTCAAGCAGCTGGTGAACGCCTGA
- the purS gene encoding phosphoribosylformylglycinamidine synthase subunit PurS, producing the protein MARVVVDVMLKPEILDPQGQAVQRALPRLGFAGIADVRQGKRFELELEGPVDDAALARIREAAETFLANTVIEDFTVRVEEEGK; encoded by the coding sequence GTGGCACGCGTCGTAGTCGACGTCATGCTCAAGCCGGAGATCCTCGACCCCCAGGGACAGGCGGTGCAGCGTGCACTGCCGCGTCTCGGATTCGCCGGGATCGCCGACGTCCGCCAGGGAAAGCGCTTCGAGCTGGAGCTGGAGGGCCCGGTCGACGACGCCGCCCTCGCCCGCATCCGCGAAGCCGCCGAGACCTTCCTCGCCAACACCGTGATCGAGGACTTCACCGTCCGCGTCGAGGAGGAGGGCAAGTGA
- a CDS encoding maleylpyruvate isomerase family mycothiol-dependent enzyme — protein sequence MATKTRTYDPARVRAALAGQIEALRSTVRGLDEAQLSLPTRLGDWRVRELVSHLGMVVSWVPAHLDDPIPDVRPITPLYWARQTRTAAATINDIAEELAAGAFAGPAAAVAAEFDRCCDALLAALPAAEEPGRLIAMRFGPMPLADFLVTRLVETVVHADDLAQALGTDFAHEKQAVAAATRLLADAFADQVPGGAVELRVPPYAVVQAVEGPKHTRGTPPNVVEAEPLTWIRLATGRVAWAEVLDVSLSASGERSDLSTLLPVLG from the coding sequence ATGGCGACCAAGACCCGCACCTACGACCCGGCCAGGGTGCGCGCTGCGCTGGCCGGGCAGATCGAGGCCCTGCGCTCCACCGTCCGTGGCCTGGACGAGGCGCAGTTGAGCCTCCCGACCCGGCTCGGGGACTGGCGGGTACGGGAGTTGGTGTCCCACCTGGGCATGGTGGTCAGCTGGGTGCCGGCCCATCTGGACGACCCGATCCCGGACGTGCGGCCGATCACCCCGCTGTACTGGGCGCGGCAGACCAGGACGGCCGCCGCCACCATCAACGACATCGCCGAGGAGCTGGCCGCCGGGGCGTTCGCCGGACCGGCCGCCGCGGTCGCCGCCGAGTTCGACCGGTGCTGCGACGCGCTGCTGGCGGCGTTGCCGGCCGCCGAGGAGCCCGGCCGGCTGATCGCGATGCGCTTCGGGCCGATGCCGCTGGCCGACTTCCTGGTGACCCGGCTGGTGGAGACCGTGGTCCACGCGGACGACCTGGCGCAGGCGCTGGGCACCGACTTCGCGCACGAGAAGCAGGCGGTGGCCGCCGCGACCCGGCTGCTCGCCGACGCCTTCGCCGACCAGGTGCCGGGCGGTGCGGTCGAGTTGAGGGTGCCGCCGTACGCCGTGGTGCAGGCCGTGGAGGGCCCGAAGCACACCCGGGGGACGCCGCCGAACGTGGTGGAGGCCGAACCGCTGACCTGGATCCGGCTGGCCACCGGGCGGGTGGCCTGGGCGGAGGTGCTGGACGTGTCGCTCTCGGCGAGCGGCGAGCGCAGCGACCTCAGCACCCTTCTGCCGGTGCTGGGCTGA